The proteins below come from a single uncultured Fusobacterium sp. genomic window:
- the nikA gene encoding nickel ABC transporter substrate-binding protein, with amino-acid sequence MKNYIIKFFASMFVIAGMIGCSSEKGEKKEEVKSEGTKNEKKEELVFVNYRDIRDLNPHLYAGEMYAQEMLYETLVNIGPNGYEPCLAESWNISEDGKTYTFNIRKGVTFSDGTICDAHAIKANFDAILENKSRHTWLEMMHLLESVDLIDDYTIQIKLSKPYYPMLTELGVTRPFAMISPKAMKNGSTKDGVNAYIGTGPYVLKKFVTDEYAIFEANENYWGKVPEIKKILVKVIPDNQTRILALEKGEIDLIFGKNMIDADAVNKYKNSEKFTVALSEPTSTRQIVINTSNEILKDKNIRYALQHATNKEAISQGVFYGLEKPADTLFARTVPYCDIDLKPFNFDMALANKYLDESGWIKGKDGIRTKDGKRLELNLLYNSDSVTEKTISEYLQAEYKKLGIAINITGQEEQSYRDNMKAGNFDMVFNICWGTPYDPQSSLAAMRQRVYGDYAAQLGLEDKAEIDEAITKILVSTDEEERQKLYTFVLTRLHEDAVYIPLTYECNKAIYTSKLKNVKFTQTQYEVPFAEMTFE; translated from the coding sequence ATGAAAAATTATATTATTAAGTTTTTTGCTAGTATGTTTGTTATAGCAGGAATGATAGGTTGTAGTTCTGAAAAAGGTGAAAAGAAGGAAGAGGTTAAATCTGAAGGAACAAAAAACGAAAAAAAAGAGGAGCTTGTTTTTGTAAACTATAGAGATATTAGAGATTTAAATCCTCATCTTTATGCTGGAGAGATGTATGCACAAGAGATGCTATATGAAACTCTTGTAAATATAGGACCTAATGGGTATGAACCTTGTTTAGCAGAAAGTTGGAATATAAGTGAAGATGGAAAAACTTATACATTTAATATAAGAAAAGGGGTAACATTTTCAGATGGAACAATTTGTGATGCCCATGCTATTAAAGCAAATTTTGATGCAATTTTAGAAAATAAAAGTAGACATACTTGGCTAGAAATGATGCACCTCCTAGAAAGTGTTGATTTAATAGATGACTATACAATACAGATAAAATTAAGTAAACCATATTATCCAATGCTTACCGAGTTAGGGGTAACTAGACCATTTGCAATGATATCCCCTAAAGCTATGAAAAATGGATCTACTAAAGATGGAGTAAATGCTTACATAGGAACAGGACCATATGTTTTAAAGAAATTTGTAACAGATGAGTATGCAATATTTGAAGCTAATGAAAATTATTGGGGAAAAGTTCCAGAGATAAAGAAAATATTAGTAAAAGTTATTCCAGATAATCAAACTCGTATCTTGGCTTTAGAAAAAGGAGAGATTGATTTAATATTTGGAAAAAATATGATAGATGCTGATGCTGTAAATAAATATAAAAATAGTGAAAAATTTACTGTTGCTTTATCAGAACCAACATCTACTAGACAGATTGTTATAAATACAAGTAATGAGATTTTAAAAGATAAGAATATTAGATATGCATTACAACATGCAACTAATAAGGAAGCAATATCTCAAGGGGTATTCTATGGATTAGAAAAACCAGCTGATACACTTTTTGCTAGAACAGTTCCATATTGTGATATTGATTTAAAACCATTTAACTTCGATATGGCTTTAGCTAATAAGTATCTTGATGAGAGTGGTTGGATAAAAGGAAAAGATGGTATTCGTACTAAAGATGGAAAAAGATTAGAATTAAATTTACTATATAATAGTGATAGTGTTACTGAAAAAACTATTTCTGAATATTTACAAGCTGAATATAAAAAATTAGGAATAGCTATTAATATTACTGGACAAGAGGAGCAATCTTATCGTGATAATATGAAAGCTGGAAATTTTGATATGGTATTTAATATTTGTTGGGGAACACCTTATGATCCTCAATCTTCTTTAGCAGCAATGCGTCAACGTGTATATGGAGATTATGCAGCTCAATTAGGATTGGAGGATAAGGCTGAAATTGATGAAGCTATAACTAAAATTCTTGTTTCTACAGATGAAGAAGAAAGACAAAAATTATATACATTTGTTTTAACAAGATTACATGAAGATGCTGTATATATTCCACTTACTTATGAGTGTAATAAAGCAATTTATACTTCTAAACTAAAAAATGTTAAGTTTACACAAACTCAATATGAAGTTCCATTTGCAGAAATGACTTTTGAATAA
- the opp1B gene encoding nickel/cobalt ABC transporter permease has product MKNYIIKRVLMSIPLLICISFVCFVFINLIPSDPAEVALRVRQTPIITEEAIAQVREELGLNDPFFIRYIKWFFQCLVLDFGVSYTNPARTVIGEIGRCLPATLQLAGMSLVFVIFLSLPIGFLCAVYKDSWFDRVMRGIVFMTTAMPAYWVGLLMIWLISIKFDLLPTSGAGSFKHLILPSFTVALTYISTYIRLIRNNMLENMKEDYVLYANVRGLQQKNILRKHILKNSLHSCITAIGMSIPQLIAGTIVVENVFAWPGIGKLCIASIFNRDYPVIQAYVLMVGTLFVVFNLIFDIVQYISDPRLRKGME; this is encoded by the coding sequence GTGAAAAATTATATAATTAAAAGAGTTTTAATGAGTATTCCTTTACTTATATGTATATCTTTTGTTTGTTTTGTATTTATAAATTTAATACCTTCAGATCCAGCTGAAGTAGCTCTTAGAGTTAGGCAGACTCCAATAATCACAGAAGAAGCAATTGCACAGGTGAGAGAGGAATTAGGATTAAATGATCCGTTTTTTATAAGATATATAAAATGGTTTTTTCAATGTTTAGTTTTAGATTTTGGAGTAAGTTATACTAATCCAGCTCGTACAGTTATAGGAGAGATTGGAAGATGTCTTCCTGCAACTTTACAATTAGCTGGAATGTCATTAGTTTTTGTAATTTTCTTAAGTTTGCCTATAGGTTTCTTATGTGCTGTGTATAAAGACTCATGGTTTGATAGAGTGATGAGGGGAATCGTTTTTATGACAACAGCTATGCCAGCTTATTGGGTAGGACTTTTAATGATATGGTTAATCAGTATAAAATTTGATTTACTTCCTACAAGTGGAGCAGGATCTTTTAAACATCTTATTTTACCATCTTTTACAGTTGCTCTCACTTATATTTCTACATATATCAGATTGATTAGAAATAATATGTTAGAAAATATGAAAGAAGATTATGTATTATATGCTAATGTAAGAGGACTACAACAGAAAAATATTTTGAGGAAACATATTTTAAAAAATTCTCTTCATTCATGTATTACAGCAATTGGTATGAGTATTCCACAACTGATTGCTGGAACTATAGTTGTAGAAAATGTTTTTGCTTGGCCTGGAATAGGAAAACTTTGTATAGCATCTATTTTTAATAGAGATTATCCAGTAATACAAGCATATGTTTTAATGGTTGGAACATTATTTGTAGTATTCAATTTAATATTTGATATTGTTCAATATATTTCTGATCCAAGACTTAGAAAGGGAATGGAGTGA